Proteins co-encoded in one Daphnia carinata strain CSIRO-1 chromosome 3, CSIRO_AGI_Dcar_HiC_V3, whole genome shotgun sequence genomic window:
- the LOC130685211 gene encoding mucin-2-like isoform X3, producing the protein MAKDEKLGKWVEAMTPRHAIENFFDHATLVDSPDPEELYKSSLSSGLIKIPESTPLAKSPQSSQRSGWKRKSDHEEQYDGNGSKRNNVEEIDMSSSDSVSDTLVFPSNLESPHLVIPQKTELKIKKRMSVSAFTKAIHSQEPQESSVTMNESSIASTLGSPDEALSRRPRRLKNNTSVSDFAETLGKKVEKKIIKDDSSNMENTSVLSHLDSLEHISYEKRGTGVEKKRASSTGFKSILNKRSFQIGELSEDESTDHSTTPSAMLTEQYAHSKNSRLSPAFESMLSIPVEAHSQIEKTSSKIGSDAPSSNNSDSELYEGMPDLESPDDFSSPGSTIQVINRNSSGLPEVSKHLQNSIREKNETIPPDPFVSQNGKNLASASVSNSTYDVPSVLGSPQEYQEYYRPGHMPSKKKVSVTGFLATLSQTVDLQSRKSSNRSSTSKTSKRTSIGNVSEETGELLRQNTPSPLPEQLRRVTRSSSQAIDKTFVSPKTNPRKSPTLKLKHSESDESAHQLVNRSLTALVTEMDVIPQNSRQMSKRSSMADYRIIEHTEAEGSHSDKAVGIPLNVTPSKLTHEKREASRSSSRITNRSSVTSKPNPKSILHPELDGQVTKDSEDILPMQMKTSLSVTEIASPILAPIEARASSVLLSPKRQIRKSLNFSTPIIKDSSAATTPATEDGLPPIDEVEIEETPPTDVDSMEEDKVFEDDPAIEGIEKQAEAEDDHLSPKTATRSSHELNQFTRKSSSMQMTSANRYPALKNSTIVAGGSAFAGVTLSMSPIVPDKQGAPLRVPSSPKLTTPESPKTVAQFSETKEKSTPPKNLHRTPSHPSTPAPFGRKRTRSLTQSPMFMNVMKSTVQKAVSKTVKDQQQSVPIVASPGKNATTPKQVPSVKGLSLSNTKKGKSIALSAFDEMQDSSDTEWEDMEDNLKPKPACIKIAFEEIPDRSKDFVPFEERLMADPIFQAKMSLQQAKLASQKAAEEAAAAAKKATTKRKPRIIKKKEEDNIASVATNKGNFRFYARTKVTKDALEVVHGLVGEWFDFTLRQVEKYCIDEGKASLDTWEDCYKVLKRQGLVSDYVEYSGLCHDLLLNDECDQLLPTRPPPEYAEWRREAQKREK; encoded by the exons ATGGCGAAGGATGAAAAGCTTGGTAAATGGGTAGAGGCAATGACACCACGACATGCAATTGAAAACTTCTTTGATCATGCAACATTAGTTGATTCGCCCGATCCTGAAGAGCTGTACAAGTCTTCCCTG aGTTCCGGTCTCATAAAAATTCCAGAATCAACACCTTTGGCTAAAAGCCCCCAAAGCAGCCAGAGAAGTGGTTGGAAAAGAAAGTCTGACCATGAAGAGCAATATGATGGAAATGGTTCTAAAAGAAATAATGTTGAAGAGATCGATATGTCTTCAAGTGATTCTGTTTCGGACACACTAGTATTTCCCTCCAATCTAGAAAGTCCTCATCTGGTTATTCCACAAAAAACCGaattaaaaatcaagaaaaggATGTCAGTTAGTGCATTCACAAAAGCAATACATAGTCAAGAGCCACAAGAGAGCAGTGTTACTATGAATGAATCCAGTATTGCTTCCACATTAGGAAGCCCAGATGAGGCACTTTCTCGCCGCCCAAGGAGATTAAAGAATAATACATCTGTATCTGATTTTGCAGAAACTCTAGGAAAGaaagttgagaaaaaaattattaaagatGATTCGTCAAACATGGAAAATACTAGCGTATTGTCCCATCTAGACAGCCTTGAGCATATCAGCTATGAAAAGCGCGGAACTGGCGTAGAAAAGAAACGGGCCTCTTCTACTGGCTTCAAAAGCATTTTGAATAAACGTTCCTTTCAAATTGGTGAACTCTCGGAAGATGAATCAACGGATCATTCAACTACACCATCGGCAATGCTTACGGAACAGTATGCACATTCGAAAAACTCACGATTGTCCCCGGCCTTTGAATCGATGCTTTCTATCCCCGTAGAAGCCCACTCGCAGATAGAGAAAACGTCCTCTAAAATTGGGTCTGATGCCCCTTCATCTAACAACAGTGATTCTGAATTGTATGAAGGCATGCCAGACTTGGAATCTCCAGATGATTTCTCATCTCCTGGTTCAACTATCCAGGTCATTAACAGAAATTCGTCAGGGCTGCCCGAAGTTTCAAAACATTTACAGAATtcaataagagaaaaaaacgaaacaatccCACCCGATCCGTTTGTTTcgcaaaatggaaaaaatttgGCGTCAGCCAGCGTTAGCAATTCAACTTATGATGTCCCTTCAGTGTTGGGCAGTCCACAGGAATATCAAGAATATTACCGACCCGGACATATGCCctcgaagaaaaaagtttcTGTTACTGGATTCTTGGCCACCCTCAGCCAGACTGTTGATCTCCAGTCGCGAAAGTCTTCAAATAGATCGTCTACATCGAAGACTTCCAAACGGACATCAATAG GAAATGTCTCAGAAGAAACTGGTGAACTTCTGCGTCAGAACACCCCTTCGCCTCTGCCCGAGCAACTAAGAAGGGTTACACGTAGCTCTAGCCAAGCCATCGATAAAACGTTTGTTTCTCCAAAAACAAACCCCAGGAAATCCCCTACCCTAAAATTGA AACACAGTGAATCCGATGAATCTGCGCATCAGTTGGTGAACAGAAGTCTTACGGCATTAGTCACGGAAATGGATGTCATTCCACAAAATTCAAGACAAATGTCTAAGAGATCATCGATGGCAGATTATAGGATAATCGAACATACAGAAGCAG AAGGAAGCCATTCGGACAAAGCAGTTGGTATCCCGTTGAACGTAACTCCATCGAAACTTACCCATGAAAAGCGCGAAGCATCGCGCAGTTCTAGCCGAATCACCAACAGATCATCGGTAACATCAAAACCTAACCCGAAGAGTATCCTACATCCAGAACTGG ATGGCCAAGTAACAAAGGATTCTGAAGACATCTTGCCAATGCAGATGAAAACATCATTGTCCGTGACGGAGATTGCCTCGCCTATTTTGGCACCAATCGAAGCTAGAGCCTCTTCTGTTTTGTTATCTCCCAAAAGACAAATACGAAAATCTCTTAATTTTAGTACTCCAATTATTAAAGACAGTTCCGCAGCAACCACGCCGGCTACAGAAGATGGTCTACCTCCCATCGACGAAGtg GAGATTGAAGAAACCCCTCCGACTGATGTTGATTCAATGGAAGAAGACAAGGTTTTCGAAGATGACCCTGCTATTGAGGGAATAGAAAAGCAAGCTGAAGCAGAAGACGACCATTTGTCCCCGAAAACAGCGACGCGTTCTTCCCATGAACTTAATCAGTTCACTCGTAAGTCCAGCAGCATGCAAATGACTTCGGCTAATCGATACCCGGCCTTGAAGAATTCCACTATAGTAGCAGGAGGGAGTGCGTTTGCTGGAGTTACACTTAGCATGTCGCCTATTGTACCAGATAAACAAGGTGCCCCTTTGCGTGTACCCTCTTCTCCAAAACTTACCACACCAGAGTCGCCTAAAACAGTGGCACAGTTTAGTGAAACTAAAGAGAAATCAACTCCACCAAAGAATCTTCATAGAACCCCATCGCATCCGTCAACTCCTGCCCCTTTTGGTAGAAAACGAACACGCTCCCTGACACAGAGTCCAATGTTTATGAATGTCATGAAGTCGACCGTGCAAAAGGCCGTCAGCAAGACCGTTAAAGATCAACAGCAATCGGTTCCTATTGTTGCGTCTCCAGGCAAAAATGCCACTACTCCCAAACAAGTCCCATCCGTCAAGGGACTGAGCCTTTCGAATaccaaaaaagggaaatctaTAGCTTTGTCGGCGTTTGATGAAATGCAGGATTCTTCAGATACAGAATGGGAAGACATGGAAGACAATCTAAAGCCCAAACCAGCCTGCATCAAAATTGCTTTCGAG GAGATACCAGATAGATCCAAGGATTTCGTACCATTTGAAGAACGACTGATGGCAGATCCAATCTTTCAAGCAAAGATGAGTCTACAACAGGCGAAATTGGCCTCTCAAAAAGCGGCTGAGgaggcagcagcagcagcaaaaaaagcgaccacaaagagaaaaccacgtattatcaaaaagaaagaagaagataacATAGCGAGTGTGGCAACCAACAAAGGCAACTTCCGCTTCTATGCACGTACTAAGGTGACTAAGGATGCCTTGGAAGTTGTCCACGGATTGGTTGGTGAATGGTTCGACTTCACACTTCGTCAAGTAGAAAAGTATTGCATTGATGAAGGTAAAGCATCCTTGGACACTTGGGAAGACTGCTACAAGGTTCTAAAAAGGCAAGGCCTGGTTAGTGATTATGTAGAATACTCTGGTCTGTGCCATGACTTACTTTTGAACGATGAATGCGACCAACTTCTCCCTACCCGCCCCCCACCTGAATATGCCGAATGGAGACGCGAAGcacaaaaacgagaaaaatga